One genomic segment of Falco biarmicus isolate bFalBia1 chromosome 15, bFalBia1.pri, whole genome shotgun sequence includes these proteins:
- the CIAO2B gene encoding cytosolic iron-sulfur assembly component 2B, translated as MVGPGPGGGAPLENANPLIYRRSGERPVTAREEDDELPDTIDDREIFDLIRSINDPEHPLTLEELNVVEQVRVKVNDAESTVAVEFTPTIPHCSMATLIGLSIKVKLLRSLPERFKLDVHITPGTHASEHAVNKQLADKERVAAALENSHLLEVVNQCLSARS; from the exons ATGGTGGGCCCGGGtccgggcggcggggcgccgcTGGAGAACGCCAACCCCCTCATCTACCGCCGCTCGGGGGAGCGGCCGGTGACGGCGCGGGAGGAGGACGACGAGCTGCCCGACACCATCGACGACCGGGAGATTTTCGAT CTCATTCGCTCCATTAACGACCCCGAGCACCCCCTCACCCTGGAGGAGCTGAACGTCGTCGAGCAAGTGCGAGTGAAA GTGAATGACGCCGAGAGCACGGTGGCCGTGGAGTTCACACCCACCATCCCGCACTGCAGCATGGCGACCTTAATCGGCCTCTCCATAAAGGTGAAACTGCTCAGGTCCCTGCCCGAGAGATTCAAG ttggATGTTCATATAACACCAGGAACACATGCCTCTGAGCATGCAG TTAATAAACAGCTTGCTGATAAAGAACGTGTAGCAGCTGCTTTGGAAAACTCTCACTTACTGGAAGTGGTGAATCAGTGTTTGTCTGCTCGGTCATAA
- the RRAD gene encoding GTP-binding protein RAD, with amino-acid sequence MTLNRGDKLRYLDKRRGSMPFSVHQQLHRRSMPVDERDLRAALPQGELSGLVRCTSYSPGEAHRESWASDSSDSVISSGSDSDSNLYKVILLGEHGVGKTSLARIFGGVEDCADAEEAGNTYDRSIIVDGEEASLVVFDIWEQDDSQWLQNHCMKMGDAYIIVYSVTDKVSFEKASELRIQLRRARQTEDIPIILVGNKSDLVRSREVSVDEGRACAVVFDCKFIETSAALHHNVKDLFEGIVRQIRLRKDSKEDNARRMANTKRRESISKKAKRFLGRIVAKNNKKMAFKAKSKSCHDLSVL; translated from the exons ATGACTCTGAACCGCGGCGACAAGCTGCGCTACCTGGACAAGCGGCGCGGCAGCATGCCCTTCTCCgtgcaccagcagctgcaccGGCGAAGCATGCCGGTGGACGAGCGGGACCTGCGGGCCGCCCTGCCGCAGGGCGAGCTCTCCGGCCTGGTGCGCTGCACGTCGTACAGCCCCGGCGAGGCGCACCGGGAGAGCTGGGCCTCCGACTCCTCCGACTCCGTCATCTCCTCGGGCAGCGACTCCGACAGCAACCTCTACAAGGTGATCCTGCTGGGCGAGCACGGCGTCGGCAAGACCAGCCTGGCGCGCATCTTCGGCGGCGTGGAGGACTGCGCGGACGCGGAAGAGGCCG GGAATACATACGACAGATCCATTATAGTGGACGGAGAAGAAGCGTCTCTCGTGGTGTTTGACATATGGGAGCAG GATGACAGCCAATGGCTTCAGAACCACTGTATGAAGATGGGAGATGCCTATATTATTGTATATTCAGTGACAGACAAAGTTAGTTTTGAAAAGGCCTCTGAGCTAAGAATCCAGCTAAGAAGAGCAAGGCAAACAGAAGACATTCCTATTATTCTTGTGGGCAATAAAAGCGATCTGGTCAGGTCCCGGGAAGTCTCAGTTGATG AGGGACGGGCCTGTGCTGTTGTGTTTGACTGCAAATTCATCGAGACCTCAGCCGCTCTTCATCATAACGTCAAGGACCTGTTTGAAGGTATCGTTCGGCAAATTAGACTTCGCAAAGACAGTAAAGAAGACAATGCTAGGAGAATGGCCAACACAAAAAGGCGAGAAAGCATAAGCAAAAAGGCAAAGCGATTCCTTGGGAGAATTGTGGCAAAGAACAATAAGAAGATGGCTTTCAAAGCAAAATCGAAGTCTTGCCACGACTTATCTGTGCTTTAG